A single window of Desulfovibrio sp. G11 DNA harbors:
- a CDS encoding MarR family winged helix-turn-helix transcriptional regulator: protein MHDKIPRKTDVELRIHQAVLNDLTDPAIQRLHNNHICFTLLSLVNRFYALERQCRTFGTDVTIHLSEIQMIMTIHNTEGIHVGGLAQKLGITKGSVSEMLRKLERKGLVRKEKDPLKMTRLNVYLTDKGKTAHENHMYYHSRLDGVVAEATAGHDAATVENFAHFLDDILARLTAFSKN, encoded by the coding sequence ATGCACGACAAAATCCCCAGAAAAACAGACGTGGAGCTGCGTATTCACCAGGCCGTCCTTAACGACCTGACTGATCCGGCCATCCAGCGGCTGCATAACAATCATATCTGCTTTACCCTGCTTTCTCTGGTGAACCGCTTTTATGCGCTCGAGCGGCAATGCCGTACCTTCGGCACTGATGTCACTATCCATCTGAGCGAAATCCAGATGATCATGACCATCCACAATACCGAAGGAATACATGTGGGCGGACTGGCGCAAAAACTGGGCATCACCAAGGGCAGCGTGTCTGAAATGTTACGCAAACTTGAACGCAAGGGACTTGTGCGCAAGGAAAAAGACCCGCTCAAGATGACCAGGCTCAACGTCTACCTTACAGACAAAGGCAAGACAGCGCACGAAAACCACATGTATTATCACAGCCGCCTTGACGGCGTTGTGGCAGAGGCCACCGCCGGACACGACGCCGCCACTGTGGAAAATTTTGCGCATTTTCTGGACGATATTCTGGCCCGCCTCACGGCCTTCAGCAAGAACTGA
- a CDS encoding UbiD family decarboxylase: MSYRNMQECLADLEAHGHLKRIDAEVDPCLELAAIQRRAFRANAPALLFTRVKGTSFPMLCNLFGTRERLHYIFRDSLPAVHAVLAAKADPAAALKNPWRSLAAVPGLWRMLPRTRRAGTGEGVPVLVRRCTPADLPRLTCWPMDGGAFITLPLVYTEDPEKPGTDASNLGMYRVQQSGNAYAPDEMGLHYQIHRGIGVHHAHALAAGRPLPVHVYVGGPPSLTVAAVMPLPEGLSELRFAGLLGGRRMDLARVDGLPLPVLAEADFCISGHVLPGLKPEGPFGDHVGYYSLTHDFPVFRVDAVYHREGAVWPFTAVGRPPQEDTVFGDFIHELTGPLVPQVFQGVREVHAVDAAGVHPLLLALGSERYTPYEAGRRPRELLTAALHLLGTTQTALAKYVLVAAHEDAPGLSARHAPEFLRHMLERADFSRDLHFITHSTNDTLDYTGLGLNEGSKLIWASAGEKRRTLGLELTGPAADMPSLPEGFGDVRLVGPGMLVVRGPAHALGRNQQDPGVEALAQALARWPGREAFPLVLVVDDADFCAENMDNFLWVAFTRSDPATDVYGARAQTRAKHWSCEAPLVMDARLKPFHAPPLEEDPAITRRVDALAAPGGPLHGYI, encoded by the coding sequence ATGTCTTACCGCAACATGCAGGAATGCCTTGCCGATCTGGAAGCTCACGGCCACCTGAAGCGCATTGACGCAGAGGTGGATCCCTGTCTCGAGCTGGCGGCTATCCAGCGCCGTGCCTTCCGCGCCAATGCTCCGGCCCTGCTGTTCACGCGGGTAAAAGGCACATCCTTTCCCATGCTGTGCAATCTTTTCGGCACCCGCGAGCGCCTGCACTATATTTTCAGGGACAGCCTGCCCGCAGTGCATGCCGTGCTGGCGGCCAAGGCCGACCCGGCGGCCGCGCTTAAAAACCCCTGGCGCTCACTGGCAGCCGTTCCGGGATTGTGGCGTATGCTGCCGCGCACGCGCCGCGCCGGAACAGGAGAGGGCGTGCCTGTGCTCGTACGGCGCTGCACCCCGGCCGATCTGCCCCGGCTCACCTGCTGGCCGATGGACGGCGGAGCTTTTATTACCCTGCCCCTGGTTTATACCGAAGACCCGGAAAAGCCGGGAACAGATGCCTCGAATCTGGGCATGTACCGGGTGCAGCAGAGCGGCAATGCCTATGCCCCGGACGAAATGGGCCTGCACTACCAGATCCACAGAGGTATCGGCGTGCATCATGCCCACGCCCTGGCCGCCGGACGCCCGCTGCCTGTTCATGTGTATGTGGGCGGCCCGCCAAGTCTTACCGTGGCTGCGGTCATGCCGCTGCCCGAGGGGCTGAGCGAACTGCGCTTCGCCGGTCTGCTGGGCGGCCGCCGCATGGACCTTGCCCGGGTGGACGGCTTGCCCCTGCCGGTGCTGGCCGAAGCTGATTTTTGCATCAGCGGGCATGTTTTGCCCGGCCTGAAGCCCGAAGGCCCTTTTGGCGATCATGTGGGTTACTATAGCCTTACGCATGATTTTCCCGTGTTCAGGGTGGATGCCGTATACCACCGCGAAGGGGCAGTCTGGCCGTTTACGGCGGTGGGGCGCCCGCCTCAGGAAGATACTGTTTTCGGGGACTTTATTCATGAACTGACCGGCCCTCTTGTTCCCCAGGTTTTTCAGGGCGTACGCGAGGTGCATGCTGTGGACGCGGCCGGGGTTCACCCCCTGCTGCTGGCACTGGGCAGCGAACGCTATACGCCGTATGAGGCCGGGCGCAGGCCGCGCGAACTGCTCACGGCCGCCCTGCACCTGCTCGGAACCACACAGACGGCCCTTGCCAAATATGTTCTTGTGGCTGCGCACGAAGATGCTCCGGGTCTGAGCGCCCGCCATGCGCCGGAATTTTTGCGGCACATGCTGGAACGCGCGGATTTTTCCCGTGATCTGCACTTCATCACACACAGCACCAATGACACCCTGGATTATACGGGCCTTGGACTTAATGAGGGTTCCAAGCTCATATGGGCTTCGGCCGGTGAAAAACGGCGGACTCTGGGGTTGGAGCTTACCGGTCCGGCGGCGGATATGCCCTCGCTGCCCGAAGGTTTCGGGGATGTGCGGCTGGTCGGCCCCGGCATGCTTGTTGTGCGCGGTCCGGCGCATGCCCTTGGACGCAACCAGCAGGATCCCGGTGTCGAGGCGCTGGCGCAGGCCTTGGCCCGCTGGCCCGGCCGTGAGGCATTTCCGCTGGTTCTTGTTGTTGATGATGCGGATTTTTGCGCGGAAAATATGGACAATTTCCTTTGGGTGGCTTTTACCCGGTCTGACCCGGCCACGGATGTGTACGGCGCCCGCGCGCAGACGCGGGCCAAGCACTGGTCGTGTGAAGCCCCGCTGGTTATGGACGCCCGCCTGAAACCCTTCCACGCTCCCCCCCTGGAAGAGGACCCGGCCATCACCCGCAGGGTGGATGCGCTGGCTGCTCCGGGCGGGCCTTTGCACGGATATATCTAA
- a CDS encoding ACP S-malonyltransferase has protein sequence MSQAVLLFPGQGSQEAGMGRDLAEASTEAMNLWKQAERASSLPLREIYWEGDDAAMSDTRALQPALTVVNLNLWNAVANRVKPLGAAGHSLGEFSAMAAAGVLSPQAVLELTSLRGRLMAEADPDGKGAMAALLKLDLPQVEKIVADTAAQCGELIIVANYNTPAQLVVSGTKAAVALACQKAKEMKGRGIELKVSGAFHSPLMAEASKEFAPQLRKATWNKPRFAVYCNAHGRAVHEGESALEGLMAQMTSSVQWIDTMRNQYDNGARRWLELGPKALLGKMVPPCLTDRAAADQLDIQLVNNAERAAALAE, from the coding sequence ATGTCACAAGCCGTTTTGCTCTTTCCCGGTCAGGGTTCACAGGAAGCAGGTATGGGCCGCGATCTGGCCGAGGCCTCCACAGAGGCCATGAACCTCTGGAAACAGGCCGAGCGTGCAAGCTCCCTGCCCCTGCGCGAAATATACTGGGAGGGCGATGATGCCGCCATGAGCGACACCCGCGCCCTGCAACCGGCCCTGACCGTGGTAAACCTGAACCTCTGGAACGCTGTGGCGAATCGCGTGAAGCCTCTGGGCGCCGCCGGACACAGCCTTGGAGAATTCAGCGCCATGGCTGCGGCGGGCGTTCTTTCTCCCCAGGCCGTACTGGAACTGACCAGCCTGCGCGGCCGCCTGATGGCCGAAGCCGATCCTGACGGCAAGGGGGCCATGGCCGCCCTGCTCAAGCTTGACCTGCCCCAGGTGGAAAAAATTGTGGCCGATACGGCGGCCCAGTGCGGCGAGCTGATTATTGTAGCCAACTACAACACTCCCGCCCAGCTCGTAGTCAGCGGCACCAAAGCCGCTGTGGCCCTGGCCTGCCAGAAAGCCAAGGAAATGAAAGGCCGCGGCATTGAGCTTAAGGTCAGCGGTGCTTTCCACAGCCCCCTCATGGCCGAAGCCTCCAAAGAATTCGCCCCGCAACTGCGCAAGGCCACCTGGAACAAGCCCCGCTTTGCTGTCTACTGCAACGCCCACGGCAGGGCCGTTCATGAAGGCGAAAGCGCCCTTGAGGGCCTGATGGCACAGATGACCTCGTCCGTGCAATGGATCGACACCATGCGCAATCAGTATGACAACGGTGCGCGCCGCTGGCTTGAGCTTGGTCCCAAGGCCCTGCTCGGCAAGATGGTGCCCCCCTGCCTTACCGACCGCGCCGCTGCGGACCAGCTTGACATACAGCTGGTCAACAATGCGGAACGTGCCGCAGCCCTGGCGGAATAG
- a CDS encoding NUDIX domain-containing protein, with protein MKKDVVCPHCGKPYSCFRNPAPTADVVIYEPGRGVAIIRRRHAPVGFALPGGFIDEGEQAEAAAVREMREETGLDVELTGLLGVYSRPKRDPRQHTLTVVYTGRARNPEAITAGDDAAHAAFYPLDGLPEPLVFDHAEILEHFRQVLSGKRTVAAVQPLACHHLPSLDAQSGSDAAGSGAACGCRAADDPAGAAIAVAPGEAASGKSGKEFC; from the coding sequence ATGAAGAAAGACGTTGTCTGCCCGCATTGCGGCAAGCCGTATTCCTGTTTTCGCAATCCTGCGCCCACTGCCGACGTGGTCATTTACGAACCGGGCAGAGGGGTGGCTATTATCCGCCGCCGTCATGCCCCGGTGGGTTTTGCCCTGCCGGGAGGCTTTATTGACGAGGGTGAACAGGCCGAAGCCGCCGCTGTTCGCGAAATGCGCGAAGAAACCGGGCTGGATGTGGAATTGACTGGCCTGCTTGGCGTCTATTCGCGGCCCAAACGCGATCCGCGCCAGCATACGCTTACGGTGGTGTACACGGGCAGGGCGCGTAATCCCGAAGCCATCACGGCAGGGGATGACGCGGCCCATGCGGCTTTTTATCCGCTGGACGGCCTGCCCGAGCCGCTGGTTTTTGACCATGCGGAAATACTGGAACATTTCAGGCAGGTGCTGTCCGGGAAGCGGACCGTGGCGGCAGTGCAGCCTCTGGCCTGTCACCATCTGCCGTCTCTGGATGCCCAGAGCGGCTCTGACGCTGCCGGCTCCGGCGCTGCCTGCGGCTGCCGCGCGGCTGACGACCCTGCGGGGGCTGCCATAGCCGTTGCGCCCGGAGAGGCCGCATCCGGTAAAAGTGGAAAGGAGTTTTGTTGA
- the argS gene encoding arginine--tRNA ligase produces the protein MRAIETLRTALAAIIEEEGLAWPSKTVIEPPRDPRHGDLSVNSAMLLAREAKTNPRELAQKFAARLLERCPDVEKAEAAGPGFCNVTFSQAFWRQTVTDIESAGQAYGESREPGRRVLLEYVSANPTGPLHVGHGRGAAVGDSLARLLRKAGHHVHTEYYINDAGRQMRLLGLSVWLRVLELAGRPVEWPEDYYRGDYIIDIAREMLTANPALPDMPAAEGEDLCYEKAMTDILNGIKDDLRDFRVEHLRWFSEKTLVETGAVDAAFAALGKSGYTYEQDNAFWFATEQLGDDKNRVLKKSDGSLTYFASDIAYHHDKFERGYDWLIDVWGADHHGYIPRMRAAITAMGKERDSFDVVLIQLVNLLREGQPVSMSTRAGTFETLADVIKEVGTDAARFMFLSRKSDSPLDFDLELAKQRSLDNPVYYVQYAHARICAVLRRAAERGFVLPEKSDAALLAPLDTAEDMTLLRKAAAFEDMLFAAAQSLGVHHVSHYLTELAGLLHSYYARHQVLLADDAPRTLARLALLRSVGQVVRNGLDVLGVSAPESM, from the coding sequence ATGCGCGCCATTGAAACCCTGCGCACGGCCCTGGCGGCCATTATTGAGGAAGAGGGCCTGGCCTGGCCCTCCAAGACTGTCATTGAGCCGCCGCGCGATCCTCGCCACGGCGATCTTTCGGTTAATTCGGCCATGCTGCTCGCCAGGGAAGCCAAGACCAATCCCCGTGAGCTGGCGCAAAAATTTGCCGCCAGGCTTCTGGAGCGCTGCCCCGATGTGGAAAAAGCCGAGGCTGCCGGGCCGGGTTTCTGCAACGTGACATTCAGCCAGGCCTTCTGGCGGCAGACCGTCACCGACATTGAAAGCGCGGGACAGGCCTATGGCGAAAGCCGTGAGCCGGGCCGCAGGGTGCTGCTTGAATATGTTTCGGCCAATCCCACGGGGCCGCTGCATGTGGGACACGGGCGCGGCGCTGCCGTGGGTGACAGCCTCGCCCGCCTGCTGCGCAAGGCCGGGCATCATGTGCATACCGAGTACTATATCAACGACGCGGGCCGCCAGATGCGCCTGCTGGGCCTTTCCGTGTGGCTGCGCGTGCTGGAGCTGGCCGGACGCCCCGTAGAATGGCCCGAAGACTACTACAGGGGCGATTACATCATAGACATCGCCCGCGAAATGCTCACGGCCAATCCCGCCCTGCCGGACATGCCCGCCGCCGAAGGCGAAGACCTGTGTTACGAAAAGGCCATGACCGACATTCTCAACGGCATCAAGGACGACCTGCGCGACTTTCGCGTGGAGCACCTGCGCTGGTTCTCGGAAAAAACCCTGGTGGAAACCGGGGCCGTGGACGCTGCCTTTGCCGCGCTGGGCAAATCGGGCTACACCTACGAACAGGACAATGCCTTCTGGTTCGCCACCGAGCAGTTGGGCGACGACAAAAACCGCGTACTCAAAAAATCCGACGGCAGCCTGACCTACTTCGCCTCCGACATTGCCTATCATCATGACAAGTTTGAACGCGGCTATGACTGGCTCATCGACGTGTGGGGCGCGGACCATCACGGCTATATCCCCCGCATGCGCGCGGCCATTACCGCCATGGGCAAAGAGCGCGACAGCTTTGACGTGGTGCTCATCCAGCTTGTGAACCTGCTCCGCGAGGGTCAGCCCGTGAGCATGTCCACCCGCGCGGGAACCTTTGAAACCCTGGCGGATGTCATCAAGGAAGTGGGTACAGATGCCGCCCGTTTCATGTTTCTTTCGCGCAAGAGCGACAGCCCGCTGGATTTCGACCTTGAACTTGCCAAGCAGCGCAGCCTGGACAACCCTGTTTACTACGTGCAATACGCTCATGCCCGCATCTGTGCAGTGCTGCGGCGCGCCGCCGAGCGCGGCTTCGTCCTGCCGGAAAAATCCGATGCAGCCCTGCTTGCCCCCCTGGATACGGCAGAGGACATGACCCTGCTGCGCAAGGCCGCCGCTTTTGAAGACATGCTTTTTGCAGCGGCCCAATCCCTTGGCGTACACCACGTAAGCCACTATCTGACCGAACTGGCAGGGCTGCTGCACAGCTATTATGCCAGGCATCAGGTATTGCTGGCCGACGACGCGCCGCGCACCCTGGCCCGACTGGCCCTGCTGCGCTCTGTGGGACAGGTGGTGCGCAACGGCCTGGACGTTCTCGGCGTAAGCGCGCCCGAAAGCATGTAG
- a CDS encoding L-threonylcarbamoyladenylate synthase codes for MSLQIVCRDLQEAVACLRGGHALIFPTETFYGLGCLASDAAAVSRIYQFKRRPVHKPLPLLAASEGQVRSVAQLEAMPEPLRAFWPGPLTVLLPARQGLPSQLVNEAGQVAVRVTPHPVAAALAQGAGGPLTASSANLNGRSPVCAVADLDPQLLAALQDLGQCPCVVAEGPQPQGGAPSSLVELLPEQGERRAGASCRRLRIIRSGAVSRAALEAAGFTVEP; via the coding sequence ATGTCTCTCCAAATAGTCTGCCGCGATCTGCAAGAGGCCGTTGCCTGCCTGCGCGGCGGTCATGCACTGATTTTTCCGACCGAAACATTTTATGGTCTCGGCTGCCTGGCTTCCGATGCCGCTGCCGTGAGCCGAATCTATCAGTTCAAGCGGCGTCCCGTCCATAAGCCCTTGCCCCTGCTGGCCGCCAGTGAGGGGCAGGTGCGCTCGGTAGCGCAGCTTGAGGCCATGCCGGAACCCTTGCGGGCCTTCTGGCCCGGGCCTCTTACCGTGCTGCTGCCCGCAAGGCAAGGTCTGCCTTCGCAACTGGTGAATGAGGCGGGGCAGGTGGCGGTGCGTGTAACCCCCCATCCCGTAGCTGCGGCTCTGGCGCAAGGGGCTGGCGGCCCGCTTACGGCAAGCAGCGCCAATCTTAACGGGCGGTCGCCCGTATGCGCTGTGGCGGACCTGGATCCGCAACTGCTGGCCGCGCTGCAGGATCTGGGGCAGTGCCCCTGTGTGGTCGCTGAAGGCCCACAGCCGCAAGGCGGTGCGCCTTCGTCCCTTGTGGAGCTTTTGCCGGAACAGGGCGAACGCCGTGCGGGCGCCTCATGCCGGCGGCTGCGCATTATCCGGTCCGGGGCGGTAAGCCGGGCTGCGCTGGAGGCGGCGGGCTTTACGGTGGAGCCGTAA
- a CDS encoding STT3 domain-containing protein, giving the protein MPHQSLENSSSEQAANHPACNAGGGCNDAVAHTAEHSCATSTAHSVALRERGHPLALPRAVHLGLPPGPDVAGYWLRGFFWGVVTLVLAFGLRMLEWPCWQDPEFRLGSQWLLATHDAYHWVAGAEGIGLAVGHPMAEMLRWMADALGTYPAAVAFWFPAVLASFVALIVYAWVWALGSMEAGVAAGLLTSLAPGFLARTLLGYYDTDLVTLFFPLLMTLAPASWAMRYMLLPQMVLRRMAIGAGIMTARRLFSRGLPEDKLVRQLGQGEHLGNPLRWQWVVLLGCSGVISWWTQEWHSVFPYLIRYNVILLAFMSLIMAPRGRRALLLLGSLAYALPTLTGPVGLVFSLLLLLAGTRPGLKARRVLCRPGVLSLLWVGVAFLLVQGEILTTLTNHVNAYLKHAGDAKSTGEGAVLMYPSVAQSIIEVQDLSFAALFPYFHPWMEASIVGLLGFVVVMVRRPGALFLLPLAALGLLSTKLGGRMVMFGAPVVAVGLTLPLFWTWQRLLRTSLRGSVAGLLTSAVLIALMVAPFVDMIPAMSQGPMINRRHAEALTRARTMTPEDSMLWLWWDWGYAAHYFAHRATIADGAQHAGPSLYLPAAVFATDNARFARQLIRYTAQRGNEPGNVFEGLDGTSAQVLMDRLRSDETPLIEARGRLFVVVSFEMLRLGFWISNFGNWNFITHSGEGGALSIVPQELAYRLDSGEVRLEGSTSAIYASSINVFEETGVTRRNYVQEWFDAHPDASPQEQQDFLSRRRNVNFLFNRITDEKLAMDEGLYNSLMVQLLVGDPQSPRFSPYFKLVYDNVFARIYEVL; this is encoded by the coding sequence ATGCCCCATCAGAGCCTGGAAAACAGCTCTTCGGAGCAGGCAGCGAACCATCCTGCCTGCAATGCCGGCGGCGGCTGCAATGATGCCGTTGCCCACACTGCCGAACATTCCTGCGCAACCTCCACTGCCCACAGCGTGGCCCTCCGCGAAAGGGGGCATCCGCTGGCGCTGCCGCGCGCCGTGCATCTGGGGTTGCCCCCCGGGCCGGACGTGGCGGGCTACTGGTTGCGGGGCTTTTTCTGGGGAGTTGTCACGCTTGTGCTGGCTTTCGGCCTGCGTATGCTGGAATGGCCCTGCTGGCAGGACCCCGAGTTTCGCCTGGGCAGCCAGTGGCTGCTCGCCACGCACGACGCCTATCACTGGGTGGCCGGGGCTGAGGGCATTGGCCTGGCCGTGGGGCATCCCATGGCCGAAATGCTCCGCTGGATGGCGGACGCCCTCGGAACCTATCCGGCGGCGGTGGCCTTCTGGTTTCCGGCGGTGCTGGCAAGCTTTGTGGCCCTCATTGTCTACGCCTGGGTATGGGCGCTGGGCAGCATGGAGGCGGGTGTGGCCGCGGGGCTGCTTACCTCGCTGGCGCCGGGCTTTTTGGCCCGGACATTACTTGGCTATTATGACACCGACCTTGTTACGCTGTTTTTCCCCCTGCTTATGACCCTTGCCCCGGCAAGCTGGGCCATGCGCTACATGCTGCTGCCCCAGATGGTGCTGCGCCGCATGGCTATCGGCGCAGGCATCATGACCGCACGGCGTCTGTTCAGCAGGGGGCTGCCCGAAGACAAGCTGGTCCGCCAGCTTGGGCAGGGCGAACACCTGGGTAATCCTTTACGTTGGCAATGGGTTGTGCTGCTGGGTTGCTCTGGCGTCATTTCGTGGTGGACCCAGGAATGGCATTCGGTTTTTCCGTATCTTATCCGCTATAACGTCATCCTGCTGGCTTTCATGAGCCTTATCATGGCCCCTCGCGGGCGCCGGGCCTTGCTGCTTCTGGGCAGTCTTGCCTACGCGCTGCCCACACTGACAGGGCCTGTGGGGCTTGTTTTCAGTCTGCTGCTTCTGCTGGCGGGTACGCGCCCCGGCCTGAAGGCACGGCGTGTGCTTTGCCGTCCGGGGGTGCTCTCCCTGCTGTGGGTGGGCGTGGCCTTTCTGCTGGTGCAGGGCGAAATTCTCACCACCCTCACCAACCACGTCAATGCCTACCTGAAGCATGCGGGCGATGCTAAAAGCACGGGAGAGGGGGCGGTGCTCATGTATCCCTCGGTGGCCCAGTCCATCATTGAGGTGCAGGACCTGAGCTTTGCCGCGCTGTTTCCCTATTTTCATCCCTGGATGGAAGCGTCCATTGTTGGCCTTCTTGGCTTTGTGGTGGTGATGGTGCGCCGGCCAGGCGCGCTGTTTCTGCTGCCGCTGGCCGCCTTGGGGCTTTTGAGCACCAAGCTTGGCGGGCGCATGGTCATGTTCGGCGCGCCTGTGGTGGCGGTGGGGCTGACCCTGCCGCTGTTCTGGACGTGGCAGCGGCTTTTGCGCACCAGCCTGCGGGGTTCCGTGGCGGGCCTGCTGACGTCGGCGGTGCTCATCGCCCTTATGGTGGCCCCCTTTGTGGACATGATACCTGCCATGTCGCAAGGGCCGATGATCAACCGGCGCCATGCAGAAGCCCTTACCCGCGCACGCACGATGACGCCCGAGGACTCCATGCTCTGGCTGTGGTGGGACTGGGGCTACGCCGCGCACTATTTCGCGCACCGTGCCACCATAGCTGATGGCGCACAGCACGCCGGGCCATCGCTTTATCTGCCCGCTGCCGTGTTCGCCACCGACAACGCCCGTTTTGCGCGCCAGCTTATCCGGTACACGGCGCAGCGCGGCAATGAGCCTGGCAATGTTTTTGAAGGGCTGGACGGAACGTCGGCCCAGGTGCTTATGGACCGGTTGCGGTCTGATGAAACGCCACTTATTGAGGCCAGAGGACGGCTTTTTGTGGTGGTGAGTTTTGAGATGCTGCGCCTGGGCTTCTGGATAAGCAATTTCGGCAACTGGAATTTTATTACCCATTCGGGCGAGGGCGGAGCACTTTCCATTGTGCCGCAGGAGCTTGCCTACCGGCTTGACTCAGGCGAAGTGCGCCTTGAGGGCAGCACCAGCGCCATTTATGCGTCGTCCATCAATGTATTTGAAGAAACGGGTGTTACCCGGCGCAATTATGTGCAGGAATGGTTTGACGCCCACCCCGATGCGTCGCCGCAGGAGCAGCAGGATTTTCTGTCCCGACGGCGCAACGTCAATTTTCTTTTCAACAGGATAACGGACGAAAAGCTGGCCATGGACGAGGGGCTGTACAATTCCCTTATGGTGCAGCTGCTGGTGGGCGACCCGCAAAGCCCGCGTTTTTCACCATACTTCAAGCTGGTGTACGATAATGTTTTCGCCAGGATTTACGAGGTATTGTAA
- a CDS encoding 16S rRNA (guanine(527)-N(7))-methyltransferase RsmG, which produces MVDRKELARLVASTGADVPQEALEPLGIYLEMLCQWNKAMNLVGPHSWQNMLTRLVADSFHLAPFLSGLPMPAAPLTWDLGAGAGLPGIPLRMLWPDGSYYMVEVREKRALFLSSVLSRTHLPCTHVFRGPVEHFFQGQYYQADCIVSRAFMPWRQLLDLTLPRLRREGHLVILALEPAPEKLPAPWRVAAQHSYTAAGSGRWFWALSPDLPENDLKTFSAGQHDDGA; this is translated from the coding sequence ATGGTGGACAGAAAGGAACTGGCCCGGCTTGTGGCGTCCACGGGCGCGGATGTGCCCCAGGAAGCCCTGGAGCCTCTGGGGATATACCTTGAGATGCTCTGCCAGTGGAACAAGGCCATGAACCTTGTGGGACCGCACTCCTGGCAGAACATGCTGACCCGTCTGGTGGCGGACAGCTTTCACCTTGCTCCCTTTCTTTCCGGTCTGCCCATGCCCGCTGCGCCCCTGACGTGGGATCTCGGCGCAGGGGCCGGCCTGCCGGGCATTCCCCTGCGCATGTTGTGGCCTGACGGCTCCTATTATATGGTTGAAGTACGGGAAAAGCGCGCTCTTTTTCTTTCCAGTGTGCTTTCGCGCACGCATCTGCCCTGCACGCACGTGTTTCGCGGACCTGTGGAACACTTTTTTCAGGGGCAGTACTATCAGGCGGACTGCATCGTCAGCCGGGCCTTTATGCCCTGGCGGCAACTGCTTGACCTGACTCTGCCCCGCCTGCGGCGCGAAGGGCATCTGGTGATTCTGGCGCTGGAACCCGCGCCGGAAAAACTGCCTGCCCCCTGGCGGGTAGCCGCGCAGCACAGCTATACGGCGGCGGGCAGCGGGCGCTGGTTCTGGGCGCTCAGCCCGGACCTGCCGGAAAACGACCTCAAAACCTTCAGTGCCGGACAGCATGACGACGGAGCATAA
- a CDS encoding 23S rRNA (pseudouridine(1915)-N(3))-methyltransferase RlmH: MAGKPLRCISVGKLKTPFWKDAAAHYLTRIKRWRHLEYTEVRDGDAALPPDQRNALEGRRIVEALAPQDVALVLDEHGQKLSSPQLAALLRRLDQEARGRACFVVGGAWGLDDIVRQRAFKVLSLSDMTLPHELARVVLLEQIYRAECILRKVPYHH, translated from the coding sequence ATGGCAGGCAAACCTTTACGGTGCATCAGTGTGGGCAAGTTGAAAACACCTTTCTGGAAGGACGCCGCAGCCCACTACCTTACGCGCATCAAACGCTGGCGGCATCTGGAATATACTGAAGTGCGCGACGGCGATGCCGCCCTGCCTCCTGACCAGCGTAACGCCCTTGAAGGACGCCGCATCGTTGAAGCTCTTGCGCCACAGGACGTGGCCCTTGTGCTGGACGAACACGGCCAGAAGCTCTCGTCGCCCCAACTGGCCGCCCTGCTGCGCCGCCTGGATCAGGAGGCACGCGGAAGGGCCTGCTTTGTCGTGGGCGGAGCCTGGGGCCTGGACGACATCGTGCGGCAGCGGGCCTTCAAGGTCCTGAGCCTCTCGGACATGACCCTGCCCCACGAACTGGCCCGCGTGGTCCTGCTTGAGCAGATCTACCGCGCCGAATGCATCCTGCGCAAAGTGCCCTACCACCATTGA